Proteins from one Gimesia maris genomic window:
- a CDS encoding MutS-related protein — MQPSPTQQTPRIEYERRLEDRSGKVQAFVRQSDRFSTFRGLVFIAGIAVLLAATVWGVLSLKWIAAPILAFVLLIILHARCIRHLKRARQAEAYYRTALDRLNHQWIDVRPAGEEYYDPQHMYAGDLDLLGRGSLFQLICSARTKLGEETLARWLLTPATAEEIRARQQSVEELRNELDFRETLELLEAEQHGDIEQTHLSDWVRQPLIQIPAGLKWASMITGVFAALAVISWLLSYSGIAPICIAIIIQVCLLFCIGSRIRELLNQTDEVRDGLSVLADVLSLIEQREFHSPHLTTIVTALRTDGVPPSRSIAQLRRNIQGLNNCFRNQFSAPLSILLGIPFHYMFAIERWLQRVGPHCPEWLAAVGEFEALCSLAGYAYEHPEDPFPEIADTADGPRLEGVDLGHPLIPLDQVVRNDVTLNAEHRLLMISGSNMSGKSTLMRTVGTNFVLALAGAPVRATRLTVTPMQAGTAMRVQDSLQQGASLFYQSVARLSAVVHLADAPEPVLFLLDEILQGTNSHDRRIGAQSVIETLIERGGIGIVTTHDLALTEITSLFGSQAKNVHFEDQLIDGKMTFDYRMRPGIVEHSNALELMKMMGIELKALDAEPDPESADLKQ, encoded by the coding sequence ATGCAACCTTCCCCAACTCAACAGACTCCCCGAATCGAGTATGAACGGCGGCTTGAAGACCGATCGGGCAAGGTACAGGCATTCGTCAGACAAAGTGACCGCTTTTCCACCTTCAGAGGCCTGGTATTTATTGCTGGCATCGCTGTTCTGCTGGCAGCGACGGTCTGGGGTGTACTCAGCCTGAAATGGATCGCCGCCCCGATTCTGGCATTTGTACTACTGATCATTTTACATGCCCGCTGTATCCGTCACCTGAAACGGGCACGACAGGCGGAAGCCTACTATCGAACTGCCCTGGATCGCCTGAATCACCAATGGATTGATGTCCGACCTGCGGGGGAAGAATATTACGACCCGCAGCATATGTACGCCGGCGACCTGGATCTGCTGGGACGGGGCTCCCTGTTTCAACTGATCTGCTCTGCCCGCACGAAGCTGGGTGAAGAGACACTGGCCCGCTGGTTACTGACTCCCGCAACGGCCGAGGAAATCAGGGCGCGGCAGCAGTCGGTTGAGGAGCTGCGAAACGAACTGGATTTCCGCGAAACACTCGAACTGCTGGAGGCAGAACAACACGGCGACATCGAACAGACTCATCTGTCAGACTGGGTCCGACAGCCCCTGATTCAGATTCCAGCCGGCCTGAAATGGGCCTCGATGATTACCGGCGTGTTTGCCGCACTGGCTGTCATCAGCTGGCTGCTGTCGTACTCGGGCATTGCTCCGATCTGCATTGCGATCATCATTCAGGTCTGCCTGTTATTCTGCATTGGCTCACGCATTCGCGAACTGTTGAACCAGACCGACGAAGTTCGTGACGGGCTGTCGGTGCTTGCGGATGTCCTCTCGTTGATTGAACAGCGGGAGTTTCATTCACCGCATTTGACAACGATTGTCACGGCCCTCCGGACCGATGGCGTCCCGCCTTCACGCAGTATTGCCCAGCTCAGGCGGAATATTCAGGGTTTGAATAACTGTTTTCGCAATCAGTTTTCAGCGCCGCTGAGCATTCTACTGGGAATTCCCTTCCATTACATGTTTGCCATCGAACGCTGGCTGCAACGCGTGGGTCCGCACTGCCCTGAATGGCTGGCGGCGGTCGGCGAGTTTGAAGCACTCTGCTCACTGGCCGGTTATGCCTACGAACATCCCGAAGATCCCTTTCCGGAAATCGCTGATACCGCCGATGGGCCGCGACTCGAAGGCGTTGATCTGGGGCATCCACTGATTCCCCTCGACCAGGTCGTACGCAATGATGTGACGCTCAATGCAGAACACCGCCTGCTGATGATCAGCGGCTCCAACATGTCCGGCAAAAGTACTTTGATGCGAACTGTGGGGACCAATTTCGTCCTCGCGCTGGCGGGTGCCCCCGTCCGGGCAACCCGGTTGACGGTGACTCCCATGCAGGCAGGAACAGCCATGCGGGTTCAAGATTCGCTGCAGCAGGGCGCTTCGCTGTTCTACCAGTCGGTGGCGCGACTTTCGGCGGTCGTGCACCTGGCAGACGCACCAGAGCCGGTCCTGTTTCTGCTGGATGAGATCCTGCAGGGAACCAATTCGCATGATCGTCGCATCGGTGCCCAGAGCGTGATTGAAACGCTGATCGAACGCGGGGGCATCGGCATTGTCACCACGCATGACCTGGCGCTCACCGAAATCACGAGCCTATTTGGTTCTCAGGCGAAAAACGTGCATTTTGAAGATCAGCTGATCGACGGAAAAATGACGTTTGATTATCGCATGCGTCCCGGCATTGTAGAACACAGTAACGCGTTGGAACTGATGAAGATGATGGGCATTGAACTGAAAGCACTGGATGCTGAACCGGATCCGGAATCGGCGGATCTGAAACAGTAA
- a CDS encoding amidohydrolase family protein: MDPIPVIDTHQHLWDLDLFQLPWLDLPGMDVLRNSFRMTDYREATRNCPIIKSVYMEVNVHPDLQRQEAQYVLALCEEDDNPMSGAVIGGSPGESSFADYLDEFAGNPFVKGVRTILHDPDRPRGMCLTPQFKENIRLLGDLGLSFDLCMRPAEIQDAVELVDACPETRFIIDHCGNMSVQPDQQQDRAAWETGMQQMAQREHVMCKISGIVATATPGTWQPADLKQNIDFCLDTFGEDRIFFGGDWPVCTLTADFESWYQALLWIVQDRSETFQRKLFHDNAAAFYQLKS, encoded by the coding sequence ATGGATCCGATCCCCGTTATCGACACGCATCAGCACCTCTGGGATTTAGACCTGTTCCAGCTTCCCTGGCTCGATTTGCCCGGTATGGACGTCCTGCGAAACAGCTTCCGCATGACCGATTATCGGGAAGCGACCCGGAATTGCCCCATCATAAAATCGGTGTATATGGAAGTGAATGTACACCCGGATCTGCAGCGGCAGGAAGCACAATACGTGCTGGCATTATGTGAGGAAGACGATAATCCGATGTCCGGTGCCGTCATCGGTGGCTCTCCCGGCGAAAGCAGCTTCGCCGACTATCTGGACGAGTTTGCCGGCAATCCATTCGTTAAAGGAGTCAGAACCATCCTGCACGATCCCGATCGCCCGCGGGGCATGTGTCTGACGCCGCAGTTCAAAGAAAATATCAGGCTGCTGGGAGACCTGGGCCTGAGCTTTGATCTGTGTATGCGACCGGCCGAAATTCAGGACGCCGTCGAACTGGTCGATGCCTGCCCGGAGACACGCTTCATTATCGATCATTGCGGCAACATGAGCGTGCAGCCCGATCAGCAGCAGGACCGAGCCGCCTGGGAAACCGGCATGCAGCAGATGGCACAGCGCGAGCACGTGATGTGCAAGATCTCCGGAATCGTCGCCACGGCAACTCCCGGAACATGGCAACCTGCCGACTTAAAACAGAACATCGACTTCTGCCTGGATACGTTCGGAGAAGACCGCATCTTCTTCGGCGGCGATTGGCCCGTGTGCACGCTGACGGCAGACTTCGAAAGCTGGTATCAGGCACTGTTGTGGATTGTGCAGGATCGCTCGGAAACGTTTCAACGAAAGCTGTTTCACGACAATGCAGCAGCGTTTTATCAGCTAAAAAGCTGA
- a CDS encoding rod-binding protein, whose translation MTSLSAIQPSLNQTSLLSNASGAPAELNQPGQNSSELKEKFQEFVAGTFYQQMFKAMRSAQGKPAYFHGGQAEEMFQSQLDQQISQDLAKKDGGSFSDALFSSFSRQLNANSLDSIDAAASITP comes from the coding sequence ATGACCTCTCTCTCCGCCATTCAACCGTCATTGAACCAGACCTCACTGCTCTCCAATGCGAGCGGCGCACCTGCTGAATTAAATCAACCAGGCCAGAACTCATCGGAACTGAAAGAAAAGTTCCAGGAGTTCGTCGCGGGAACATTTTACCAGCAGATGTTTAAGGCAATGCGGTCGGCACAGGGGAAGCCCGCTTATTTTCATGGAGGCCAGGCGGAAGAAATGTTTCAGTCGCAGCTGGATCAGCAGATCTCACAAGACCTGGCGAAAAAGGATGGCGGCAGCTTCTCTGACGCGCTGTTTTCCTCGTTTTCGCGACAGTTAAATGCGAATTCGCTGGATTCGATTGATGCAGCTGCAAGTATAACGCCTTAA
- the flgK gene encoding flagellar hook-associated protein FlgK, giving the protein MGLNATLSMAKQSLEIFGTGIQVAGQNISNAGTPGYIREELVLNPSAPYRQGALITGTGVEISGIQQQIDQFLETRIHSANTDFSSIDERNTIFKQLENELRELTDGDLSTGLNNFLSTINNVVNQPSSIPDREFVINEAEKFAADISSLRLRLNELREVQSVNVENLVSEANDLIDKIVDLNPKISKLEASGLLQSDAGALRSQRYEALNRLSELIPIRYRERSDGAIDVFTGSDYLVLAGTSQKLQLDTDTDRGVVVHEVLLTQTQSNISRTGGELKGIIEGRDDILGGFVDQLDTYASNLIFEFNKIHASGEGTAGFQQVTSASRALDSTATLNSELSGLPFQANHGSFQIKVTNKSTGITNTVTVNVDLDGIGSDTTLDSLASTINGLANLNSSVSTDGRLSISADADYEFKFSNDTSGALAAIGINTLFTGGDSSDIDVNSVVSQNQQFLATGQGAGPSDGSNAVLLAAFSEKPIDSLGGISLDNFYEKIVSNLAQSSASEGALAEGAQTFRDSLMSQREQFSGVSIDEETINVLTYQRAFQSAARLVSTIDELFTILLNI; this is encoded by the coding sequence ATGGGACTAAACGCTACCCTATCAATGGCCAAGCAGTCGCTGGAAATATTCGGGACCGGGATCCAGGTCGCCGGTCAGAATATTTCCAATGCGGGTACGCCGGGTTATATTCGCGAAGAGTTGGTGCTCAATCCGTCAGCCCCCTATCGACAAGGCGCGCTGATTACCGGTACCGGAGTGGAAATCTCCGGAATTCAACAGCAGATCGATCAGTTCCTTGAGACACGAATCCATTCCGCGAATACCGACTTTTCTTCCATCGACGAACGCAACACGATCTTTAAACAGCTGGAAAACGAATTACGGGAATTAACTGACGGAGATCTCTCCACCGGGCTGAATAATTTTCTGTCGACGATAAATAATGTCGTCAATCAGCCCAGTTCGATTCCCGATCGGGAATTCGTAATCAATGAAGCAGAAAAATTTGCAGCCGATATCAGTTCGCTCCGTTTACGCCTCAACGAACTGCGTGAAGTTCAGTCGGTGAATGTGGAAAATCTGGTGTCAGAGGCCAATGACCTGATTGATAAAATCGTCGATTTGAATCCCAAGATTTCCAAACTGGAAGCATCGGGGTTACTGCAAAGTGATGCCGGTGCATTGCGTTCTCAACGTTATGAAGCACTGAATCGACTGTCGGAACTGATACCGATCCGCTATCGCGAACGCTCAGACGGGGCCATCGATGTGTTTACCGGTTCCGACTACCTGGTTCTGGCGGGAACATCTCAGAAACTGCAGTTAGATACAGATACAGACCGCGGCGTCGTCGTACACGAAGTCCTGCTTACCCAGACGCAGAGTAATATTTCACGAACCGGGGGCGAACTCAAAGGGATCATCGAAGGCCGTGATGACATCCTGGGGGGCTTCGTTGATCAACTCGATACGTATGCATCGAATCTCATTTTTGAATTCAACAAGATCCATGCTTCCGGGGAAGGGACCGCGGGCTTTCAACAGGTGACATCCGCTTCCCGCGCTCTGGATTCGACAGCAACGCTGAATTCGGAACTGTCCGGCTTACCGTTTCAGGCAAATCACGGCAGTTTTCAGATCAAAGTGACTAATAAATCGACGGGGATTACCAATACCGTCACTGTTAATGTGGACCTGGATGGCATTGGTTCTGACACCACTCTCGACAGCCTGGCTTCCACTATTAATGGTTTGGCGAACCTCAATTCCAGCGTTTCTACAGACGGCCGACTGTCCATCAGCGCCGACGCCGATTACGAATTCAAATTCTCAAATGATACCAGTGGCGCCCTGGCTGCGATTGGCATCAATACCTTATTTACCGGCGGCGATTCCAGCGATATCGATGTCAATTCCGTCGTCAGTCAGAATCAGCAGTTTCTGGCAACCGGTCAGGGGGCAGGTCCATCAGATGGCAGCAATGCCGTGTTACTGGCGGCTTTCTCTGAAAAACCCATCGATTCACTGGGAGGCATCAGTCTCGATAATTTCTACGAAAAAATCGTCTCTAACCTGGCACAGTCTTCTGCGTCTGAAGGCGCGCTCGCGGAAGGAGCACAGACTTTCCGCGATTCACTGATGAGTCAGCGTGAACAGTTTTCCGGCGTCAGTATTGATGAAGAAACAATCAACGTGCTGACTTACCAGAGAGCCTTTCAGTCAGCAGCCCGGCTGGTCAGTACGATTGACGAATTATTCACGATTCTACTTAACATCTGA
- the rplM gene encoding 50S ribosomal protein L13 produces MANAKTINPEWFVVDADNLIVGRLAAKIATVLMGKHKPTYTPHVDTGDYVIVVNCDKVKFSGKELAHDSHPYFSQKMLRKGYATYSGYPSGLKVVTAEKKLERGQSTQVLSEAVRRMLPKNKLGRQMLKKLKLYAGPTHENQSQQPQDMPAHLLP; encoded by the coding sequence ATGGCAAATGCAAAAACTATTAACCCTGAGTGGTTTGTTGTTGATGCAGACAATCTGATTGTGGGACGGCTGGCCGCCAAAATTGCAACCGTTCTGATGGGAAAGCACAAGCCAACCTATACGCCTCATGTGGATACCGGGGATTATGTGATTGTCGTAAACTGTGACAAGGTAAAGTTTTCCGGTAAAGAACTTGCCCACGACTCACACCCCTATTTCTCACAGAAGATGCTGCGAAAGGGCTACGCGACTTATTCGGGTTACCCCAGTGGTCTGAAAGTCGTGACTGCGGAAAAGAAACTGGAACGGGGTCAGTCGACTCAGGTTCTTTCTGAAGCCGTCCGTCGTATGCTTCCCAAAAACAAGCTGGGCCGCCAGATGCTGAAAAAGCTGAAACTGTATGCCGGTCCGACTCACGAGAATCAATCACAACAACCTCAGGATATGCCAGCTCACCTGCTGCCTTAA
- the flgL gene encoding flagellar hook-associated protein FlgL: MTIGPILPGRLPSTMLSNRLKVSLNDNALELAKLQQQVSTGQKYSLASESPGAALRTIILQSTFERQQQYQSNINTSMSILAMSETSLSSVGDALNSAKAISLSGVGSTSSDAERVALADQIASLRTQVINAGNTTFRGQYLFSGSQTNVAPFEEGANGLVVYHGDDHQIQTYINTQTLLPNNFDGISAFAASSPEFGSDIDPALTLQTRISDLNGGRGVKLGSISVTLDNGTPQTQTVSLSGVETIQDLKTVLENAFAGGPLTLTVDIDPASENGLRLTPSAGTVAVSNVTGSTLATDLGIASTAAAQVNGGDIDPGITLQTTLASLNGGTGIGTTAGKGLVINNGGQTFTVDLSTATTVEDVFNLIRTADPNLNLGFNDAGNGLAISSRVSGADFSIGENNGGTNAAGLGIATFSASTSLSELNYGRGVDVDTGKQLQIIRRDGTTINLDLSGTKNVQDVIDRINDFEDFDGTTPLADLNLGQGVPVGATTLDITRRDGSVVNVSLAGDATVQDVLDSINAVDPGNLVASIDPNTNAFLITDNSGTGPLSIASNAVSDALGLAVTEAGTDNSVPLQGNFVPIKLQVTLNTTGNGLTVYDASGTGPLEIPANEIAYSLGIDGIESGNDPLVGLVGDEPNPKESTGVISLLSRLENALRNSDDQEIGRIGGLLDTEIARLNRVRGDIGSRMSVLEEADNRLKDQEVKIQESISQDFDTDLTQILVEITQRQTAFEANLQVTSSALQLTLLSYL, translated from the coding sequence ATGACAATTGGTCCTATTCTGCCAGGTCGCCTGCCTTCGACAATGTTGTCGAATCGCTTGAAAGTGTCCCTGAATGACAATGCGCTGGAACTGGCTAAACTTCAACAACAGGTCTCTACCGGACAGAAGTATTCGCTGGCCAGTGAATCTCCAGGAGCTGCTTTGCGGACCATTATTCTGCAGTCGACTTTTGAACGGCAGCAGCAGTATCAGTCCAATATCAACACCAGTATGAGCATACTCGCGATGAGTGAAACTTCGTTGAGCAGTGTCGGCGATGCACTGAATTCGGCGAAAGCCATTTCGCTGTCAGGGGTGGGATCGACTTCATCCGACGCCGAACGTGTCGCGCTGGCTGACCAGATTGCCTCCCTCAGAACGCAGGTGATTAACGCCGGCAATACCACTTTTCGCGGGCAGTACCTCTTTTCCGGTAGTCAGACCAATGTTGCTCCCTTTGAAGAAGGTGCCAATGGTCTGGTGGTCTACCATGGTGATGATCACCAGATCCAGACTTACATTAATACCCAGACATTACTCCCCAATAACTTTGACGGCATCTCAGCCTTTGCTGCCAGCTCGCCGGAATTTGGGAGTGACATCGATCCTGCCTTAACTCTGCAGACCCGCATTTCCGATTTGAATGGCGGACGTGGTGTAAAGCTGGGTTCGATCTCGGTGACTCTGGATAACGGAACCCCACAAACTCAGACCGTGTCTCTTTCCGGTGTCGAAACAATCCAGGATCTCAAAACTGTTCTGGAAAATGCTTTTGCCGGCGGTCCGCTCACGCTGACCGTTGATATTGACCCCGCCAGCGAAAATGGTTTGAGGCTGACCCCTTCCGCCGGTACTGTTGCGGTCTCCAATGTAACCGGTTCCACACTGGCGACCGATCTGGGAATTGCCAGTACTGCTGCGGCTCAGGTGAACGGGGGGGATATTGATCCCGGGATCACGTTGCAGACCACACTGGCTTCGCTCAATGGGGGCACTGGAATCGGCACTACAGCAGGTAAAGGGCTGGTCATTAATAATGGAGGGCAGACCTTTACCGTTGATCTCTCTACCGCCACTACGGTCGAAGATGTTTTTAATCTGATTCGAACTGCTGATCCGAATCTGAATCTCGGTTTCAATGACGCCGGAAACGGGCTGGCAATTTCCAGTCGTGTCAGTGGGGCTGATTTCTCCATCGGTGAAAACAATGGTGGGACGAATGCCGCCGGGCTGGGCATTGCCACTTTTTCCGCGAGTACGTCGCTTTCTGAATTGAATTACGGGCGGGGCGTCGACGTGGATACCGGAAAACAGTTACAGATAATTCGTCGGGACGGGACCACAATCAATCTGGATTTGAGTGGCACAAAAAACGTACAGGACGTAATTGACCGTATTAATGATTTTGAAGACTTCGACGGAACAACACCGCTGGCAGATCTCAATCTGGGGCAGGGGGTTCCCGTCGGAGCCACGACCCTGGATATTACCCGCCGTGATGGTTCGGTGGTCAATGTGAGTCTGGCCGGTGATGCGACCGTGCAGGATGTGCTGGATTCGATCAATGCCGTCGATCCGGGTAACCTGGTCGCCAGTATTGATCCAAATACCAATGCCTTCCTGATTACAGATAACTCAGGCACAGGGCCTTTGAGTATTGCCAGTAATGCTGTTTCAGATGCACTGGGACTGGCTGTCACAGAAGCGGGAACCGATAACAGTGTGCCACTCCAGGGAAATTTTGTTCCCATTAAACTGCAGGTCACACTGAATACTACCGGTAACGGCCTGACAGTCTATGACGCTTCCGGTACGGGCCCTCTGGAAATTCCTGCGAACGAAATTGCCTATTCTCTGGGAATAGATGGCATCGAGTCCGGTAATGATCCACTCGTGGGCCTGGTGGGAGATGAACCAAATCCCAAAGAGTCGACGGGCGTGATCAGTCTGCTTTCCCGTCTGGAGAACGCGTTGAGGAACAGTGATGATCAGGAAATTGGTCGTATTGGTGGCTTGCTGGATACCGAAATCGCCCGTTTGAACCGGGTCCGGGGAGATATCGGCAGCCGCATGAGCGTTCTGGAAGAAGCGGATAACCGGCTCAAAGACCAGGAAGTGAAAATCCAGGAATCCATTTCTCAGGATTTTGATACCGATCTGACCCAGATTCTTGTCGAAATCACACAAAGACAGACCGCATTTGAAGCAAATCTGCAGGTGACTTCTTCCGCCCTGCAACTGACGCTGCTTTCCTATCTGTAA
- the rpsI gene encoding 30S ribosomal protein S9: MGTGRRKTAVARVRIKAGSGSLTINGQSLNDYLRVERDRQMVEAPLKATETFGKVDVWVRVTGGGTTGQTGAIVLGIARALEAYNNQFHETLSAGRFLTRDSRMVERKKFGFKKARKSFQFSKR; encoded by the coding sequence ATGGGAACCGGTCGTCGTAAGACTGCCGTCGCTCGAGTTCGCATCAAAGCCGGTTCCGGAAGCCTGACCATCAATGGCCAGTCTCTGAATGACTATCTGAGAGTCGAACGGGACCGTCAGATGGTGGAAGCCCCACTGAAAGCAACCGAGACCTTCGGTAAAGTCGATGTCTGGGTGCGGGTCACCGGTGGTGGAACGACAGGTCAGACCGGTGCGATTGTGCTCGGTATTGCCCGTGCTCTCGAAGCTTACAACAACCAGTTCCACGAAACACTGAGTGCAGGTCGCTTCCTGACTCGTGACAGCCGTATGGTGGAACGCAAGAAATTCGGATTCAAGAAAGCACGCAAGAGTTTCCAGTTCTCAAAACGGTAA
- the mgtE gene encoding magnesium transporter has protein sequence MYGRLLLPELQVLLDENDSAGIKEFCEALYPAVTAEILAEIDSQNVWRVLSCCEAQKQAEIFQFLPLPQQIEIVGVIERGPLSKLIEEMAPDDRVDLLSRMDDEHVEELLPLMAQAERSDIRKLLSYPEDSAGAIMTTEYASLPENITVSQALERLRQQAPDSEIISYIYVVDEGRRLQGIVSLRELIFARPARPLSEITNRDVISVRVDDDQEFVAQQMARFDFIAIPVVDHQNQLVGIVTHDDAIDIMQEEATEDTYRLAAVEPLEDSYLSTPLKTVIQKRVGWLIFLLVPSFLAAKVLEHFEGVSDKFEWLVLFIPLILASGGNAGSQSATLIIRAMALESDIQRDELRALLRKELQLGLLLGSMLSVISFLVSWAFTSQLIQASVVGLAVFLVVLMGISAGGMLPMGFRKLGMDPALMSNPFITALVDILGLIIYFQVALYMVG, from the coding sequence ATGTATGGGCGATTGTTGCTACCTGAGCTTCAGGTGCTGTTGGATGAAAATGATAGTGCAGGAATCAAGGAGTTCTGTGAGGCACTCTATCCTGCAGTGACAGCGGAGATCCTGGCGGAAATCGACAGCCAGAATGTCTGGCGCGTGCTCAGTTGTTGTGAAGCCCAGAAGCAGGCCGAGATCTTTCAGTTCCTGCCACTCCCTCAACAGATCGAAATTGTCGGCGTGATCGAGCGGGGCCCGCTTTCTAAATTGATTGAAGAGATGGCACCGGACGACCGGGTTGACCTGCTGTCGCGGATGGATGATGAGCACGTGGAAGAACTGTTGCCCCTGATGGCACAGGCGGAACGCAGCGACATCCGTAAACTGCTCTCTTATCCGGAAGATAGTGCCGGCGCGATTATGACGACCGAATACGCGTCGTTGCCCGAAAATATCACGGTCTCACAGGCGCTCGAACGATTGCGGCAACAGGCACCCGACAGTGAAATTATTTCCTATATCTACGTGGTCGACGAAGGACGTCGTCTGCAGGGCATTGTCTCTTTGCGCGAGTTGATCTTTGCCCGCCCGGCACGTCCCCTGTCAGAAATTACCAATCGCGATGTGATTTCGGTGCGCGTCGATGACGACCAGGAATTCGTCGCCCAGCAGATGGCCCGCTTCGACTTTATTGCCATTCCAGTCGTCGATCATCAGAATCAGCTGGTCGGGATTGTGACCCACGATGATGCCATCGATATTATGCAGGAAGAAGCGACAGAAGACACCTATCGTCTGGCAGCGGTGGAGCCTCTGGAAGACAGCTACCTTTCCACACCCTTAAAGACGGTCATTCAGAAACGGGTGGGCTGGCTGATTTTTCTGCTGGTTCCCTCTTTTCTGGCGGCGAAAGTGCTGGAGCATTTTGAAGGGGTTTCCGACAAGTTTGAATGGCTGGTTCTGTTTATCCCCCTGATCCTGGCCAGCGGCGGAAATGCCGGCTCACAATCTGCCACGCTGATCATCCGGGCGATGGCCCTGGAATCAGATATCCAGCGCGATGAACTCCGCGCACTGCTGCGTAAGGAATTACAGCTCGGGCTGCTGTTGGGAAGCATGCTGTCAGTGATCAGTTTTCTGGTTTCGTGGGCTTTTACTTCTCAGTTGATACAGGCATCCGTCGTCGGATTGGCAGTGTTCCTGGTGGTCTTGATGGGGATTTCTGCAGGGGGAATGCTGCCGATGGGCTTTCGAAAACTGGGCATGGACCCGGCTCTGATGTCGAATCCTTTTATTACCGCGCTGGTCGACATTCTGGGATTGATTATCTACTTCCAGGTGGCGCTCTACATGGTTGGCTGA
- the der gene encoding ribosome biogenesis GTPase Der, whose amino-acid sequence MAIPKIAIVGRPNVGKSSIFNWLAGHRVAIVDPTAGVTRDRVTYLVHEKDRYFELVDTGGIGITDSDDLSEDIERQIQVGIDEADLILFVVDGSLGVVHLDEEVATRLRLIEKPKILCINKCDSTKTDDEAAQFFRLTNSPVVLTSVKGNRNRNELLDEIMKQLPPAEELEESEGDTLSADPELKIAIVGRRNVGKSTFINALAESERMIVSEVAGTTRDSVDIRFEFDDKSFLAIDTPGVRKRKSLANDIEFYGLTRAKRSIRRANVVLMFFDSQETVSKVDKQLVAEIDENHKPCIFVINKWDLGREKKMTSEKWDEYLTSQFRTMRHAPVAFVTAKDSRNIKQVINLAQTIYKQSRMRVSTGRLNKIVRAAIQNNQPPYSKNHRPKIYYATQVATEPPTIVLKCNDQKLFSESWKRYLSGVLREALPFKEIPIKIYYRPKDAKDESSPSLDMVEQDDFEAFEPGR is encoded by the coding sequence ATGGCCATTCCCAAAATTGCTATCGTGGGGCGCCCCAATGTTGGCAAAAGTTCCATTTTCAACTGGCTCGCCGGACATCGTGTGGCGATTGTCGACCCGACCGCTGGAGTCACCCGTGATCGCGTGACGTACCTGGTCCATGAAAAAGACCGCTATTTTGAACTGGTGGATACCGGCGGAATCGGCATCACCGACAGCGACGATCTGTCAGAAGACATTGAACGCCAGATCCAGGTGGGCATTGATGAAGCCGACCTGATTCTGTTTGTCGTTGACGGCTCCCTGGGTGTGGTGCACCTGGATGAAGAAGTCGCCACGCGATTACGCTTGATTGAAAAACCCAAAATCCTGTGTATCAATAAATGCGATTCCACCAAAACCGATGATGAAGCAGCACAGTTCTTTCGCCTGACGAATTCCCCCGTCGTACTGACGAGTGTCAAAGGGAACCGGAACCGGAATGAATTACTCGATGAGATCATGAAGCAGTTGCCCCCGGCAGAAGAACTGGAAGAATCGGAAGGGGATACGCTGTCTGCTGATCCCGAGCTGAAAATTGCGATTGTCGGCCGGCGGAATGTCGGCAAAAGTACCTTCATCAACGCGCTGGCAGAGTCGGAGCGGATGATCGTGAGTGAAGTCGCCGGCACGACCCGCGACAGTGTCGATATCCGGTTTGAATTCGATGACAAATCATTTCTTGCGATCGACACACCGGGAGTAAGAAAACGGAAAAGCCTGGCGAACGACATTGAATTTTATGGTTTGACCCGCGCGAAACGCAGTATCCGTCGCGCCAATGTGGTACTGATGTTTTTTGATTCGCAGGAGACGGTTTCCAAGGTCGACAAACAGCTGGTCGCCGAGATTGATGAAAATCATAAACCCTGTATCTTCGTGATCAATAAGTGGGACCTGGGCCGCGAAAAGAAAATGACCTCAGAGAAATGGGATGAATATCTGACATCCCAGTTCCGTACCATGCGACACGCTCCCGTGGCATTTGTGACCGCGAAGGACTCCCGCAACATCAAGCAGGTCATCAACCTGGCACAGACGATTTACAAACAGTCGCGGATGCGCGTCTCGACCGGTCGTCTGAATAAGATCGTCCGGGCAGCCATCCAGAACAATCAGCCCCCCTATTCCAAAAACCACCGTCCCAAAATTTACTACGCGACGCAGGTGGCGACCGAGCCGCCGACGATTGTCCTGAAATGTAACGACCAGAAACTGTTTAGCGAATCCTGGAAGCGTTACCTGAGCGGCGTGCTGCGGGAAGCACTTCCTTTCAAAGAGATACCGATTAAAATCTATTACCGACCGAAAGATGCGAAAGACGAATCGAGCCCGAGTCTGGACATGGTCGAACAGGATGACTTCGAAGCATTTGAACCCGGACGCTGA